In Candidatus Limnocylindrales bacterium, a single window of DNA contains:
- a CDS encoding cytochrome c: MKRMSFILLGISFFIWGFLSLLLADEEHPHSTPPQQGSPLQPQQPTSSHQEHQGEVGHLQEIPTEPQPMTSSRELHEGHPHKTEEQAHSSTRGLTNLQVRGKELVDQLHCAGCHLVEARHGHTGHIHNFPELYFEGDKVQASWLFSFLKQPYPLRPGIQQRMPDFRLSDEEALAITEYLMTLKDPKASPLPKELKFNGYPTEESIEAGARLAGPEYLACFKCHPQGDKKPEGRPEEWAPDLSLARQRLNPDWVVRWLLDPQKIQPGTKMPTYFPEEKSGPENILEGNRWKQIAALRDYIFSLGPEATDGYSLAKARFPKATAEKGRMLIGNLNCTGCHRIGGFPPDIVPNGPPLLGIREFVPDESWLTHYLLNPTAIQTYPTGYKPHPGARHPGFRLSNEEATAITAYLMTLDSQETSKQEPGTHSSHKESGGQHGHGDHEH, encoded by the coding sequence ATGAAACGAATGTCTTTTATTCTCCTGGGGATTTCTTTTTTCATTTGGGGATTTTTATCGTTACTTTTGGCCGATGAGGAACATCCTCATTCTACCCCCCCTCAACAGGGATCACCACTTCAGCCGCAACAACCAACCTCTTCCCACCAAGAACATCAAGGTGAAGTCGGGCATCTGCAGGAAATACCCACCGAGCCACAACCTATGACTTCCTCCCGGGAACTTCACGAAGGGCATCCCCATAAGACTGAAGAACAGGCCCACAGCTCAACCCGGGGTCTTACAAATCTTCAGGTCCGGGGTAAAGAGTTGGTGGATCAGTTACATTGTGCCGGATGCCATCTCGTAGAGGCAAGGCATGGGCATACCGGTCATATCCATAACTTTCCTGAGCTTTATTTTGAAGGTGATAAGGTCCAGGCCTCCTGGTTATTTTCCTTTCTCAAGCAACCCTATCCTTTGCGTCCGGGTATTCAACAAAGAATGCCGGACTTCAGGCTTTCAGATGAGGAAGCCCTGGCAATTACCGAGTATCTTATGACGCTTAAAGATCCCAAGGCTTCTCCACTTCCTAAAGAACTTAAGTTTAACGGTTATCCAACGGAGGAGAGTATAGAAGCCGGAGCACGTTTAGCCGGCCCGGAGTATCTAGCCTGTTTCAAATGCCACCCGCAGGGTGATAAAAAGCCGGAAGGCCGCCCCGAGGAATGGGCGCCTGACCTCTCCCTAGCCCGGCAACGTCTCAACCCAGATTGGGTTGTTCGCTGGCTTTTGGATCCTCAAAAGATTCAACCCGGTACTAAAATGCCGACCTATTTCCCGGAGGAAAAGTCCGGACCGGAAAATATCCTGGAGGGGAATAGATGGAAACAAATTGCAGCCCTTAGGGATTATATTTTCAGTTTAGGGCCTGAAGCCACCGATGGCTATAGTCTGGCAAAAGCCCGGTTCCCTAAAGCGACGGCAGAGAAAGGTCGGATGCTTATAGGTAATTTAAATTGCACCGGATGCCATAGGATCGGAGGATTTCCACCGGATATAGTACCCAATGGACCTCCCCTTTTAGGAATCAGAGAATTTGTTCCCGATGAAAGCTGGTTAACCCACTACCTGCTGAATCCTACGGCTATCCAGACTTATCCAACCGGATACAAACCCCATCCAGGTGCCCGACATCCAGGGTTTCGCCTCTCTAACGAAGAAGCTACGGCTATCACAGCCTACCTGATGACTCTGGATTCTCAAGAGACCTCAAAACAGGAACCCGGCACGCACAGTAGTCATAAAGAATCTGGCGGACAGCATGGGCATGGAGATCACGAACACTAA
- a CDS encoding transporter substrate-binding domain-containing protein: MQYPDIRQKLPSIGSVLLGCFLSWALFPSLLSAIETSSFKELLLPHPPVIQVVEKAQPAQPQLPASQSETLPKETRQKRTFYLCASPNSLPYSSRDLDMPGYELEIGKEVGKILGINIRVEYLRAYRPRDYAECDFLMGVIQPEDEEENSRGRFFTSKPYYGTGNVLVIPKEAQGIKSIDDLDKNLKIGIEPGSWAHYILTHKKGFTVTPYVTQEDIIEAMANKEIQAAVVTAAAVGWYLKQHPDAPIKVPEGYVPEPELRWNVVMGVNKTNKDLEEAINAALTLLTQNGTIQSIMAKYGVPYYPPFPPTK, encoded by the coding sequence ATGCAATACCCTGATATCAGGCAAAAACTCCCTTCTATAGGGAGTGTCCTTTTAGGATGCTTTTTGTCCTGGGCCTTGTTCCCTTCGCTCTTAAGTGCCATAGAAACTTCCTCCTTTAAAGAACTCCTGCTGCCTCATCCTCCGGTCATTCAAGTTGTAGAAAAAGCTCAACCGGCTCAACCTCAGCTACCTGCCTCTCAATCTGAAACTCTCCCTAAAGAAACCCGCCAGAAACGAACCTTTTATCTCTGTGCGAGTCCCAATAGTTTACCTTATTCCAGCCGGGATCTGGACATGCCGGGTTATGAACTGGAGATTGGAAAGGAGGTAGGGAAAATTCTGGGGATCAATATAAGAGTCGAATATCTTCGGGCTTATCGTCCTCGAGATTACGCAGAATGTGACTTCTTGATGGGCGTTATTCAACCTGAAGATGAGGAAGAAAACTCTCGGGGACGTTTCTTTACAAGCAAGCCTTACTATGGCACCGGCAATGTATTGGTGATTCCTAAAGAAGCTCAAGGGATAAAAAGTATCGATGACCTCGATAAAAATTTGAAGATAGGCATTGAACCCGGTTCGTGGGCCCATTATATCCTTACCCATAAAAAGGGTTTTACCGTAACCCCTTATGTGACCCAAGAAGATATTATAGAGGCTATGGCCAACAAGGAAATTCAAGCGGCAGTCGTCACAGCCGCTGCAGTCGGCTGGTATCTTAAACAACATCCCGATGCGCCTATTAAAGTTCCCGAAGGCTATGTTCCAGAACCAGAACTTCGATGGAATGTCGTGATGGGTGTGAATAAGACTAACAAAGATCTGGAAGAAGCTATCAACGCAGCCCTGACCCTTTTAACCCAAAACGGAACGATTCAGTCTATTATGGCCAAATATGGGGTTCCCTATTATCCTCCTTTCCCTCCAACAAAGTAA
- a CDS encoding PQQ-dependent dehydrogenase, methanol/ethanol family, with amino-acid sequence MNKVLKLMAYLIAGVLVLEPISFGAEGKPTSQELLNPGKDHWLHYHGNYAAWRYSELDQINKANIKDLVPVCAFQPGGNAIDEGLEATPIVYEGILYLSTSWNRVYALDASTCKVIWSYFYKYPKEINTFFIPYNRGVAIGDGKIFMGTIDGYLVALSMEDGKEVWKTQVDDWTKNGNNITGAPLVVKDKVIVGTTGGELPIRGFIAAYYLKDGKEAWRFYTIPDKSKNEPGSETWGGDSWKTGGGGGWMTGSYDPELNLVYWGTANPAPDYDWGEARPGDNLYTSSILALDPDTGKLKWYFQENPHDPLDFDSTWESVLIDTKDGRKLLVHPNKGGWVNVLDRTNGKYISGFAMIDNLDWFSGVDKNGRLLNVRAPKLGEKFFNCPSTGGGRSWNAGAYNPKTGIWFTNGIEWCQETTVRKESPITVPQAQTFFSADLIARPAVKGETGGHIDAWDPLTGKNKWRVKEKYPTLSSFLATAGGLIFYGDAEGNAKALDQDTGETLWSFNAGSGHRGGPVTYTVKGIQYVAIPSGWGSKVVGLYPQLWPETENWKNSATLFIYGLKR; translated from the coding sequence GTGAATAAAGTTCTCAAATTGATGGCCTATTTAATAGCCGGAGTTTTAGTTTTAGAACCCATAAGTTTTGGTGCCGAGGGAAAACCAACCTCTCAAGAGCTTCTCAACCCTGGTAAAGATCATTGGTTACATTATCATGGTAATTATGCTGCCTGGCGTTATAGTGAACTGGATCAAATCAATAAAGCTAACATTAAGGATCTGGTTCCTGTTTGTGCCTTTCAACCCGGAGGAAATGCCATCGATGAAGGTTTAGAAGCAACACCCATTGTCTATGAAGGGATTCTTTATCTCTCCACCTCCTGGAATCGGGTCTACGCTTTGGATGCTTCCACCTGTAAGGTCATCTGGAGTTATTTCTACAAATATCCCAAGGAAATCAACACCTTCTTTATTCCTTACAATCGGGGTGTAGCCATTGGAGACGGCAAAATTTTTATGGGTACCATTGATGGTTATCTGGTTGCGCTGAGTATGGAGGATGGTAAAGAAGTATGGAAGACTCAGGTTGATGACTGGACCAAAAACGGGAATAACATTACCGGAGCCCCTCTGGTTGTAAAGGACAAGGTAATCGTGGGGACCACCGGGGGAGAGCTGCCGATTCGGGGATTTATTGCAGCTTACTATCTCAAAGATGGAAAAGAGGCCTGGCGGTTCTACACCATCCCCGATAAAAGCAAGAACGAACCCGGCAGTGAGACCTGGGGAGGTGACTCCTGGAAGACGGGTGGTGGAGGGGGCTGGATGACAGGGTCTTATGATCCTGAATTGAATCTGGTTTATTGGGGAACCGCAAACCCGGCCCCGGATTATGACTGGGGGGAAGCCCGACCCGGGGATAACCTCTACACAAGTAGTATTCTGGCCCTGGACCCCGATACCGGGAAATTGAAGTGGTATTTCCAGGAAAATCCCCACGATCCCTTAGATTTCGATAGCACCTGGGAAAGTGTTTTGATTGATACAAAAGATGGAAGAAAACTTTTGGTCCATCCCAATAAGGGAGGCTGGGTGAATGTTTTAGATCGAACTAATGGAAAGTATATCAGTGGCTTTGCAATGATCGACAACCTGGACTGGTTTAGTGGTGTAGATAAGAATGGAAGACTCCTGAACGTCCGGGCTCCGAAACTCGGAGAGAAATTCTTTAACTGTCCCTCTACGGGAGGAGGTAGATCCTGGAACGCCGGGGCCTATAATCCCAAGACGGGAATCTGGTTTACCAACGGAATTGAGTGGTGTCAGGAAACTACCGTTCGTAAAGAAAGCCCTATCACAGTACCCCAGGCCCAAACCTTTTTTAGTGCAGACCTGATTGCCAGACCTGCAGTAAAGGGTGAAACAGGTGGACATATAGACGCCTGGGATCCTCTAACCGGTAAAAACAAGTGGCGTGTGAAAGAGAAATATCCTACCCTCAGCAGCTTCCTGGCTACTGCTGGAGGCCTCATTTTCTATGGGGATGCAGAAGGGAACGCTAAAGCACTGGATCAGGACACCGGAGAGACCTTATGGAGCTTCAACGCCGGTTCGGGACATCGCGGAGGACCTGTTACCTATACCGTTAAAGGAATCCAGTATGTGGCCATCCCCTCGGGATGGGGTTCTAAAGTGGTCGGCCTCTATCCACAACTCTGGCCGGAGACCGAAAACTGGAAAAACAGTGCAACCTTATTTATCTATGGTTTAAAAAGATAA
- a CDS encoding ATP-binding cassette domain-containing protein produces the protein MFGFKKAPIIEIELQNVTKSFEGREILKDISFQVQHGKSLAIVGPPHSGKELLLNLINGASLPDSGRVRVLGIDTRDLKDDADWHKFLENFGLVSQRSLLFNNLTVGVNIALPLKLRIDRLFSEEEIARRVGDLMRKVRLSSEYAIKFPSDLEQEARKRVEVARALAYEPKILLYEEPTLGLDARAARNIGKLIRKINKKMALTAFIVTLDEEFARQVADEILFLDAQTGTLYTPK, from the coding sequence ATGTTCGGTTTTAAAAAAGCCCCCATTATCGAAATAGAATTGCAAAATGTAACCAAATCTTTTGAAGGTAGAGAGATTCTAAAAGATATCAGTTTCCAGGTCCAGCACGGTAAGAGTCTTGCGATTGTCGGACCTCCCCATAGTGGAAAGGAGCTTTTATTGAACTTAATTAATGGGGCTTCCCTTCCAGACTCGGGAAGAGTCCGGGTCCTGGGAATAGATACCCGGGATCTTAAAGATGATGCAGACTGGCATAAGTTTCTGGAGAATTTTGGTCTGGTCTCCCAACGTTCCTTACTCTTCAATAATCTGACCGTAGGCGTGAATATCGCCTTGCCTCTAAAGTTAAGGATAGACCGACTTTTCAGCGAGGAGGAAATCGCCAGGAGGGTCGGAGATTTGATGAGAAAAGTCAGATTGTCTTCTGAATATGCAATCAAGTTTCCTTCCGATTTGGAACAGGAAGCAAGAAAACGGGTAGAGGTGGCCCGGGCCCTGGCCTATGAACCTAAAATCCTTTTGTATGAAGAGCCAACCCTGGGTTTAGATGCAAGAGCTGCGAGAAACATAGGAAAATTGATAAGGAAAATAAACAAAAAGATGGCCCTCACTGCTTTTATCGTAACTCTGGATGAGGAGTTCGCAAGGCAGGTGGCCGATGAGATTTTATTTTTAGATGCCCAAACGGGTACACTTTATACTCCTAAATAA
- the larE gene encoding ATP-dependent sacrificial sulfur transferase LarE encodes MVKTEEKYQRLKQILKDMEGVLVAFSAGVDSTFVLKVAHDVLGEKVLAVTARSVTYPLAELEEAKQLASSLGVRHLIVESKEINVPGFSNNPPNRCYYCKTELYDILTEIARRENIPYVVDGTNYDDIQDYRPGMKATAEHGVRSPLKEAGLTKEEIRYLSRELGLPTWDKPSFACLSSRFPYGDQITVEKLQRVEAAENFLRQFKFKQLRVRHHDKIARIELTKEDMVRVVTTDIGDKIVAKFKELGYAYVTLDLQGYRTGSMNEVLLKLEMVN; translated from the coding sequence ATGGTAAAAACCGAAGAGAAGTATCAGCGTCTGAAACAAATTTTAAAAGACATGGAGGGGGTTTTGGTTGCTTTCTCGGCCGGGGTGGATAGTACTTTTGTACTTAAAGTTGCACATGATGTCTTAGGAGAGAAGGTTCTCGCGGTTACGGCGCGTTCTGTTACTTATCCCCTTGCAGAATTAGAAGAAGCCAAGCAATTAGCCTCTTCTTTAGGGGTGAGGCATCTTATTGTTGAGTCTAAGGAGATCAATGTTCCCGGATTTAGTAACAACCCGCCCAATCGTTGCTATTATTGCAAAACCGAGTTATATGATATACTGACCGAGATAGCCCGTCGGGAAAATATCCCCTATGTTGTGGATGGAACCAATTACGATGATATCCAGGATTATCGTCCGGGCATGAAGGCGACAGCGGAACATGGTGTAAGAAGCCCTTTAAAGGAGGCCGGACTTACCAAGGAAGAAATCCGATATCTTTCCAGAGAATTGGGTCTTCCAACCTGGGATAAGCCTTCATTTGCCTGTTTATCCTCTCGATTTCCTTACGGGGACCAGATTACAGTTGAAAAGTTACAGAGGGTGGAGGCTGCCGAAAACTTTTTGCGGCAGTTTAAGTTTAAGCAATTACGGGTTCGTCATCATGATAAAATTGCACGTATTGAATTAACCAAAGAAGATATGGTTCGAGTGGTTACAACTGATATCGGCGATAAGATCGTGGCTAAATTTAAAGAGTTAGGTTATGCGTATGTTACTTTAGATCTTCAAGGATATCGGACCGGAAGTATGAATGAGGTCCTGTTGAAATTAGAAATGGTCAACTAA